A part of Asterias rubens chromosome 14, eAstRub1.3, whole genome shotgun sequence genomic DNA contains:
- the LOC117299236 gene encoding ras and EF-hand domain-containing protein homolog isoform X4, with protein MASSDDEVVGICELFEEKQDDVSDTETVTEEIENDQEQVCELYQQLHTAELPHCLSQFETIIFETIKDIKQQQAETTRLEQSLKRANESHTEHLQHIELEMETQMTKLEARVREEEKETAIIEKEELKKRLEAEITELQANLSRFHSFEKRWHSREKPKDEALKKKLDELQHENRQLKSSLTEASTTLAITRSELAAFKSEYDECMDSDKSLLHEYMYDHDSLARQVQLLQEANRRLQDTNDDLRATVDSMKRYQHQRSRSVTPTNQKRNAFSMVHYGEDSPLTLNMAAADSFSRRRRSLISQDSVESESPMLCLPGSGSTKRRFVYHQTADGESYPDEVDSGNSTLRDPHELDSELESNCVDEDIRRATPIEEITIKEAVVVCDNQQPTQTQRVESVTDDVTALNKSDVTVAKKSPVHEPVASLKNERLQRNISPRNSGRKRALPQVPTKIQPKRPQSPPERMYKIVLAGDAAVGKSSFIMRLCKGIFQSNLNSTLGVDFQMKTIEIDDKVTSLQLWDTAGQERFRSIAKSYFRRADGVLLLYDCTYERSFINVRDWIEAIEEGANKPIPVMICANKVDARASAQAEGIRCVRTEDGERLASSFNALFIECSAKDGSNVEEAVEDLTRKLHKREDKEVSESGLSLTNNYEKKNDFKCCI; from the exons CCAGGAGCAAGTGTGTGAGTTATACCAACAACTTCATACGGCTGAACTTCCACATTGCTTGAGCCAGTTTGAAACCATCATATTCGAGACGATTAAAGACATCAAACAGCAGCAGGCAGAAACAACTCGATTGGAACAGTCACTGAAAAG AGCCAACGAGTCCCACACAGAGCATCTTCAACACATAGAGCTGGAGATGGAGACACAAATGACAAAGTTAGAAGCAAGAGTAAGAGAAGAAGAGAAAGAAACAGCCATCATTGAGAAAGAAGAACTCAAGAAAAGATTAGAGGCTGAGATAACTGAGTTACAAGCAAACCTCAGCAGATTTCACTCC TTTGAAAAGAGATGGCACAGTCGAGAGAAACCCAAAGATGAAGCGCTTAAGAAGAAACTGGATGAGTTACAGCATGAGAATAGACAACTAAAGAGCAGCTTAACCGAAGCCTCAACTACACTAGCCATAACACGTAGTGAGTTAGCAGCATTCAAGTCAGAGTATGATGAGTGTATGGATAG TGATAAAAGTTTACTGCACGAGTACATGTACGATCATGACAGTCTCGCAAGACAAGTTCAGTTGCTACA GGAGGCAAACAGAAGATTACAAGATACAAATGACGATCTACGAGCCACTGTTGACAGTATGAAGCGG TATCAGCATCAACGGTCACGCTCTGTTACACCAACCAATCAGAAGAGGAATGCCTTCAGCATGGTGCATTATGGTGaagattcacctttgaccttaaaCATGGCCGCTGCTGATTC ATTTAGTCGAAGAAGGCGGAGTCTAATATCTCAAGATTCCGTAGAAAGTGAATCTCCAATGCTTTGTCTGCCTGGATCGGGTTCGACTAAACGGCGATTCGTTTATCATCAAACAGCCGACGGTGAAAGCTATCCAGATGAAGTCG ACTCTGGAAACTCCACATTACGGGATCCACACGAGTTGGATTCAGAGCTGGAATCAAACTGCGTGGATGAGGACATTAGAAGGGCGACCCCTATCGAGGAGATTACAATCAAGGAAGCTGTGGTTGTCTGCGATAATCAACAG CCAACCCAAACTCAAAGAGTGGAGTCTGTAACGGATGACGTCACCGCCTTAAATAAGTCTGACGTCACGGTTGCTAAAAAGTCACCGGTCCACGAACCAGTCGCCTCTTTGAAGAATGAAAGACTGCAGCGTAACATCTCACCTCGTAACTCTGGTCGCAAGAGGGCGCTTCCACAGGTACCAACGAAG ATACAACCAAAAAGACCTCAAAGTCCACCGGAACgtatgtacaaaatagtgttAGCTGGAGACGCAGCTGTTGGCAAGTCTAGCTTCATAATGCGCCTGTGCAAAGGAATCTTCCAAAGTAACCTCAACTCCACATTAG GCGTCGACTTCCAAATGAAAACCATCGAGATAGACGATAAAGTGACGTCATTACAGCTATGGGATACAGCAGGGCAGGAAAGATTTCGTAGCATCGCCAAATCGTATTTCCGACGTGCAGATGGTGTTTTATTGTTGTACGACTGTACGTACGAAAGGTCCTTCATTAATGTACGCGACTGGATTGAAGCTATTGAG GAGGGCGCTAACAAGCCGATACCGGTGATGATATGCGCTAATAAGGTGGATGCGCGCGCATCTGCACAGGCTGAGGGGATAAGATGCGTGCgcacagaagatggagagagACTTGCTTCG TCCTTCAACGCCTTGTTTATAGAGTGTAGTGCAAAGGATGGAAGTAACGTAGAAGAAGCAGTAGAGGACCTTACGAG GAAATTACACAAGCGGGAAGATAAGGAGGTGTCTGAGAGTGGTTTGAGTCTCACCAATAACTACGAGAAGAAGAATGACTTCAAATGTTGTATTTAA
- the LOC117299236 gene encoding ras and EF-hand domain-containing protein homolog isoform X3 — protein MNVGAGRILAVIDEEPRCEIATGSNGEEGGYINENDDDVTEYNLVPESQEQVCELYQQLHTAELPHCLSQFETIIFETIKDIKQQQAETTRLEQSLKRANESHTEHLQHIELEMETQMTKLEARVREEEKETAIIEKEELKKRLEAEITELQANLSRFHSFEKRWHSREKPKDEALKKKLDELQHENRQLKSSLTEASTTLAITRSELAAFKSEYDECMDSDKSLLHEYMYDHDSLARQVQLLQEANRRLQDTNDDLRATVDSMKRYQHQRSRSVTPTNQKRNAFSMVHYGEDSPLTLNMAAADSFSRRRRSLISQDSVESESPMLCLPGSGSTKRRFVYHQTADGESYPDEVDSGNSTLRDPHELDSELESNCVDEDIRRATPIEEITIKEAVVVCDNQQPTQTQRVESVTDDVTALNKSDVTVAKKSPVHEPVASLKNERLQRNISPRNSGRKRALPQVPTKIQPKRPQSPPERMYKIVLAGDAAVGKSSFIMRLCKGIFQSNLNSTLGVDFQMKTIEIDDKVTSLQLWDTAGQERFRSIAKSYFRRADGVLLLYDCTYERSFINVRDWIEAIEEGANKPIPVMICANKVDARASAQAEGIRCVRTEDGERLASSFNALFIECSAKDGSNVEEAVEDLTRKLHKREDKEVSESGLSLTNNYEKKNDFKCCI, from the exons ATGAACGTAGGAGCCGGCCGGATCTTAGCCGTCATTGATGAGGAGCCGAGATGTGAAATTGCTACGGGGTCGAATGGGGAGGAAGGGGGATATATTAATGAGAACGATGATGATGTTACGGAATACAACCTTGTTCCGGAGAG CCAGGAGCAAGTGTGTGAGTTATACCAACAACTTCATACGGCTGAACTTCCACATTGCTTGAGCCAGTTTGAAACCATCATATTCGAGACGATTAAAGACATCAAACAGCAGCAGGCAGAAACAACTCGATTGGAACAGTCACTGAAAAG AGCCAACGAGTCCCACACAGAGCATCTTCAACACATAGAGCTGGAGATGGAGACACAAATGACAAAGTTAGAAGCAAGAGTAAGAGAAGAAGAGAAAGAAACAGCCATCATTGAGAAAGAAGAACTCAAGAAAAGATTAGAGGCTGAGATAACTGAGTTACAAGCAAACCTCAGCAGATTTCACTCC TTTGAAAAGAGATGGCACAGTCGAGAGAAACCCAAAGATGAAGCGCTTAAGAAGAAACTGGATGAGTTACAGCATGAGAATAGACAACTAAAGAGCAGCTTAACCGAAGCCTCAACTACACTAGCCATAACACGTAGTGAGTTAGCAGCATTCAAGTCAGAGTATGATGAGTGTATGGATAG TGATAAAAGTTTACTGCACGAGTACATGTACGATCATGACAGTCTCGCAAGACAAGTTCAGTTGCTACA GGAGGCAAACAGAAGATTACAAGATACAAATGACGATCTACGAGCCACTGTTGACAGTATGAAGCGG TATCAGCATCAACGGTCACGCTCTGTTACACCAACCAATCAGAAGAGGAATGCCTTCAGCATGGTGCATTATGGTGaagattcacctttgaccttaaaCATGGCCGCTGCTGATTC ATTTAGTCGAAGAAGGCGGAGTCTAATATCTCAAGATTCCGTAGAAAGTGAATCTCCAATGCTTTGTCTGCCTGGATCGGGTTCGACTAAACGGCGATTCGTTTATCATCAAACAGCCGACGGTGAAAGCTATCCAGATGAAGTCG ACTCTGGAAACTCCACATTACGGGATCCACACGAGTTGGATTCAGAGCTGGAATCAAACTGCGTGGATGAGGACATTAGAAGGGCGACCCCTATCGAGGAGATTACAATCAAGGAAGCTGTGGTTGTCTGCGATAATCAACAG CCAACCCAAACTCAAAGAGTGGAGTCTGTAACGGATGACGTCACCGCCTTAAATAAGTCTGACGTCACGGTTGCTAAAAAGTCACCGGTCCACGAACCAGTCGCCTCTTTGAAGAATGAAAGACTGCAGCGTAACATCTCACCTCGTAACTCTGGTCGCAAGAGGGCGCTTCCACAGGTACCAACGAAG ATACAACCAAAAAGACCTCAAAGTCCACCGGAACgtatgtacaaaatagtgttAGCTGGAGACGCAGCTGTTGGCAAGTCTAGCTTCATAATGCGCCTGTGCAAAGGAATCTTCCAAAGTAACCTCAACTCCACATTAG GCGTCGACTTCCAAATGAAAACCATCGAGATAGACGATAAAGTGACGTCATTACAGCTATGGGATACAGCAGGGCAGGAAAGATTTCGTAGCATCGCCAAATCGTATTTCCGACGTGCAGATGGTGTTTTATTGTTGTACGACTGTACGTACGAAAGGTCCTTCATTAATGTACGCGACTGGATTGAAGCTATTGAG GAGGGCGCTAACAAGCCGATACCGGTGATGATATGCGCTAATAAGGTGGATGCGCGCGCATCTGCACAGGCTGAGGGGATAAGATGCGTGCgcacagaagatggagagagACTTGCTTCG TCCTTCAACGCCTTGTTTATAGAGTGTAGTGCAAAGGATGGAAGTAACGTAGAAGAAGCAGTAGAGGACCTTACGAG GAAATTACACAAGCGGGAAGATAAGGAGGTGTCTGAGAGTGGTTTGAGTCTCACCAATAACTACGAGAAGAAGAATGACTTCAAATGTTGTATTTAA